A window of the Eubacterium sp. 1001713B170207_170306_E7 genome harbors these coding sequences:
- a CDS encoding TnpV protein has translation MPQGKYASLRKTYLMQHHYGLYLNLLTQGKLNAHLTEIQESASKRMALITTQMMAAEGINEALKAQNPMRWTGLVNNLQRTVEEQILQELIYD, from the coding sequence ATGCCACAGGGCAAATACGCGAGCCTGCGGAAAACCTACCTGATGCAACACCACTACGGCCTGTACCTGAACCTGCTCACCCAGGGGAAACTCAACGCCCACTTAACCGAGATACAGGAAAGCGCCAGCAAGCGGATGGCCTTGATCACGACTCAGATGATGGCAGCGGAAGGGATCAACGAGGCACTGAAAGCTCAGAATCCCATGCGGTGGACCGGGCTGGTGAACAACCTCCAGAGGACCGTGGAGGAACAGATTCTTCAGGAACTGATTTACGATTAA
- a CDS encoding N-6 DNA methylase encodes MELEIDDRRYRVDAIDQELNEVSLQDITFNQSTGFPIFRREPLSFVNRYLDKQPTRPEAHRTDEKSPVQESANHEDFNEPAPDKAILTASLEQHQYRITEDTLGTGGPKEKFKANIAAIKTLKQCEAEGRLATAEEQNILAGYVGWGGLPDAFDTTKDSWRTEYQQLKDLLTEEEYKTARASTLTAFYTPPVVIKAMYQALERMGFRQGNILDPACGTGHFFGLLPESMADSQLYGVELDPLTAGIAKQLYPNSHIVNSGFEHFKPPDGFFDVAIGNVPYGQFKVNDPQYNRENFLIHDYFFAKALDTVRPGGIVAFITSKGTLDKQNSSVREYLARRAELVGAVRLPDNTFTANAGTRVTADILFFKCRDFLVPEKEELPAWTALNMDDAGIEMNDYFVDHPKMILGKMVVENGPFGPETRCKAVEGERLADRLSEAIRRLPSDIFEYDFGPEEDMEGEETETIPADFSVRNFSFTLKNNKIYYRENSQMRRITTNKTAENRIRGMIDLREITRKLIDLQLEDYPDKDITLEQMRLNQVYDAYVKHYGRLNTQANRLVFRDDHSYPLLCSLEILDPMGSFVRKADLFTKRTILPRVEITHVDTAAEALAVSLAERAKVDLLYMAGLLYTSEQEPGLFAPQQETGGPLITLDETPFRKLVESLKGVIFKTPESGPFDFAGNWAEGWQTADEYLSGNVREKLSVARLAAAAYPEFTQNVDALEKVQPQDLDASEIAVRLGTTWIPQEDIQDFAFETFETSNYYQRKIKIRQYPHNLEWRIEGKMLDRESVLVHETFGTTRKNAYEILETTLNLKDAKVYDYIFDDNGNRKPVLNQKETTLALEKQEQLKQAFQDWIWSDSGRRDRLTKYYNENFNATRLRTYDGAHLKFYGMNPEYTLRPHQLNGVARTIYGGNTLLAHVVGSGKTFTMIASAMEQKRLGLCRKSMFVLPNHIVGQFASEWLQLYPSANLLVTTKRDFERQNRRHFCAKIATGDWDGVLIAHSQFEKIPLSNARQIAFYQIQVDEILGYLEELKYELGERMTVKQLESSRKNIEKKIQTLMRQKDKDDVITFEELGVDRLFVDEADEFKNLFAYTKMRNVGGISQTEAQKSTDMFLKTRYMDELTGGKGVIFATGTPISNSMVEMFTLMRYLQYHTLNRLKLTMFDAWASTFGETITALELAPEGSTYRMKTRFARFHNLPELMTLFREVADIQTADMLKLPVPEAMYRVIETEPSEFQKEMLEGLVERAQRVRNRQVDPSVDNMLCITNDGRKLALDQRLLNPMLPDDPGSKVNALVQETYNLWKENEEKRLTQLIFCDLSTPKKDSAFNVYDDIKAKLIQKGVPDVEVAYIHEADTEAKKKAMFAKVRTGVIRIELGSTAKMGAGTNVQDLIIASHDLDIPWRPRDLEQRGGRSIRQGNQNPRVQIVRYITKGTFDAYMFQLLENKQRYISQIMTGKSPARTMEDVDDVALSFAEIKALATGNPQIKEKMDLDIEVSKLQTLKQSYLSQKYRLEDRISKEYPKEIAGLEETIEQLEKDVLHVKAQGPLDKETFTMRVGQKIYTDKVKAGEALIQACRGINGSDPVPIGTYLEWPMTLHYKAFSQEFKLKIGHKMKYAVTLSTNPEGNIARINNAIKGVETTLHEKKEALENTKTQLAKAKIEVAKPFTREQELKEKSARLFELNALLSADSKDIALIDSEPEEGEIQTVKTKERTR; translated from the coding sequence ATGGAACTCGAGATTGATGACCGGAGGTATCGTGTTGATGCCATTGATCAGGAACTTAATGAAGTATCTTTACAGGATATTACATTTAATCAGAGCACTGGTTTCCCGATTTTCCGCAGGGAACCGCTTTCCTTTGTTAACCGCTACCTTGATAAACAGCCCACACGGCCTGAAGCGCATCGGACGGATGAAAAAAGTCCAGTACAGGAAAGCGCCAATCATGAAGACTTCAACGAGCCAGCCCCGGATAAAGCCATCCTTACCGCCTCTCTGGAACAACATCAATACCGTATCACGGAGGATACCCTTGGAACCGGCGGCCCAAAAGAGAAATTCAAAGCCAATATCGCCGCCATCAAGACCCTGAAGCAATGCGAAGCCGAAGGACGACTGGCTACCGCTGAGGAGCAGAACATATTAGCCGGATATGTTGGCTGGGGCGGCCTTCCTGATGCATTCGACACGACCAAAGACAGCTGGCGCACCGAGTATCAACAACTGAAAGATCTTCTTACTGAAGAAGAATACAAAACCGCCCGAGCCTCCACCCTGACGGCTTTTTACACGCCGCCGGTGGTCATCAAGGCCATGTACCAGGCCCTTGAGCGCATGGGCTTCCGTCAGGGAAACATCCTGGACCCGGCCTGCGGGACCGGCCATTTCTTCGGCCTGCTGCCTGAAAGCATGGCGGATTCCCAGCTCTACGGCGTTGAACTGGACCCGCTCACCGCAGGGATTGCGAAGCAGCTCTATCCAAACAGCCACATTGTGAACAGTGGGTTTGAACACTTCAAGCCCCCCGATGGCTTCTTTGACGTCGCCATCGGTAACGTCCCCTATGGACAATTTAAAGTGAATGATCCCCAATACAATCGGGAAAACTTCTTAATCCACGATTACTTTTTTGCCAAGGCTTTGGATACGGTCAGGCCTGGCGGCATCGTGGCCTTTATCACCTCCAAAGGCACCCTGGACAAGCAAAATTCGTCCGTGCGGGAATACCTCGCAAGACGCGCCGAGCTCGTGGGTGCGGTCCGTCTGCCGGACAACACCTTTACCGCCAATGCCGGTACTCGTGTGACCGCGGATATTCTCTTCTTTAAATGTCGCGATTTTTTGGTCCCGGAGAAAGAAGAACTGCCAGCCTGGACAGCTTTGAATATGGACGATGCGGGCATAGAGATGAACGACTACTTCGTAGACCATCCCAAAATGATTCTGGGAAAAATGGTGGTTGAGAACGGCCCTTTTGGCCCTGAAACAAGGTGTAAAGCCGTAGAAGGTGAACGTCTGGCCGACCGGCTCAGCGAAGCCATCCGCCGCCTGCCGTCCGATATTTTCGAATACGATTTTGGCCCCGAGGAGGACATGGAGGGGGAGGAAACCGAGACCATTCCAGCAGACTTTTCCGTCCGGAACTTCTCCTTTACCCTTAAAAACAACAAAATCTACTACCGTGAAAACAGCCAGATGCGCCGGATCACCACCAACAAGACCGCGGAAAACCGTATCCGGGGCATGATCGACCTGCGAGAGATTACGCGAAAGCTCATTGATCTGCAGCTGGAGGACTACCCGGATAAGGACATCACGCTTGAGCAAATGCGTCTGAATCAGGTTTATGACGCCTATGTGAAGCATTATGGCCGCCTTAACACCCAGGCCAACCGGCTTGTTTTCCGGGATGATCACAGCTACCCACTGCTATGTTCATTGGAAATTCTGGATCCCATGGGCAGCTTTGTCCGCAAGGCCGATCTATTCACCAAACGCACCATTCTGCCGCGCGTTGAGATCACCCATGTCGATACCGCAGCGGAAGCCCTGGCCGTTTCCTTAGCCGAACGCGCGAAGGTCGATTTGCTCTATATGGCCGGATTGCTCTATACATCCGAGCAGGAGCCGGGGCTGTTTGCCCCCCAACAGGAGACGGGGGGTCCCCTGATCACACTGGATGAGACCCCTTTTCGAAAGCTGGTTGAAAGCCTGAAGGGCGTTATTTTTAAAACGCCGGAGAGCGGTCCCTTTGACTTTGCAGGGAACTGGGCCGAGGGCTGGCAGACTGCTGATGAATATTTGAGCGGCAACGTGCGTGAGAAGCTCTCGGTCGCAAGACTGGCGGCTGCCGCCTATCCAGAGTTTACCCAAAACGTTGATGCCCTGGAAAAAGTCCAGCCACAGGACCTGGACGCGTCAGAGATTGCGGTGCGCTTGGGCACTACCTGGATTCCCCAGGAGGACATCCAGGACTTCGCCTTCGAGACCTTTGAGACCTCCAATTACTATCAGCGTAAAATAAAAATCCGGCAGTATCCCCACAACCTGGAGTGGCGCATTGAGGGAAAGATGCTGGACCGGGAGAGCGTGCTGGTCCATGAAACTTTCGGAACCACCCGGAAAAACGCCTATGAGATTCTGGAGACCACCCTCAACTTAAAGGACGCCAAGGTCTATGATTACATTTTTGATGACAATGGCAATCGAAAACCTGTGCTGAATCAGAAAGAGACCACCCTGGCCCTTGAAAAGCAGGAGCAGCTGAAGCAGGCTTTTCAGGATTGGATCTGGTCCGATTCCGGGCGCAGGGATCGCTTAACCAAGTATTATAATGAAAATTTTAACGCGACAAGGTTACGAACCTATGACGGCGCGCACTTGAAATTCTATGGGATGAATCCTGAGTACACCCTGAGACCCCATCAGCTCAATGGGGTTGCCCGGACCATTTACGGCGGCAATACCCTGCTGGCCCACGTGGTCGGCAGCGGTAAAACCTTCACCATGATCGCGTCCGCCATGGAGCAGAAACGCCTGGGCCTTTGCCGGAAAAGTATGTTTGTGCTGCCCAACCATATCGTCGGGCAGTTCGCCTCTGAATGGCTGCAACTCTATCCTTCCGCCAATCTGCTGGTCACCACGAAAAGAGATTTTGAACGGCAGAACCGGCGGCATTTTTGCGCCAAAATTGCCACTGGGGACTGGGATGGGGTTTTGATTGCCCACTCCCAGTTCGAGAAAATTCCCCTGAGCAATGCGCGCCAGATCGCTTTTTACCAGATCCAGGTCGATGAGATTCTTGGCTATCTGGAGGAACTCAAATATGAGCTGGGGGAGCGCATGACCGTGAAACAGCTTGAAAGCAGCCGGAAAAACATTGAAAAAAAGATTCAGACCCTGATGCGGCAAAAGGACAAGGACGACGTCATTACCTTTGAAGAGCTGGGCGTGGACCGGCTCTTTGTGGATGAGGCGGACGAGTTTAAAAACCTCTTTGCCTATACCAAAATGCGCAACGTCGGTGGCATCAGTCAGACGGAAGCCCAGAAGTCCACGGACATGTTCTTAAAAACCCGCTACATGGACGAGCTTACGGGCGGAAAAGGTGTCATCTTTGCCACCGGCACCCCGATTTCCAACAGCATGGTTGAGATGTTCACCCTCATGCGTTACCTGCAATATCACACCCTTAACCGGTTAAAACTGACCATGTTCGATGCCTGGGCGAGCACCTTTGGAGAGACCATCACTGCCCTGGAGCTGGCGCCCGAAGGCAGCACCTACCGCATGAAAACCCGGTTCGCACGGTTCCACAACCTGCCAGAGCTTATGACCCTGTTTCGGGAGGTCGCGGACATCCAGACGGCCGACATGCTGAAACTTCCAGTGCCCGAGGCCATGTACCGTGTCATCGAAACCGAGCCCAGTGAATTTCAAAAGGAAATGCTCGAGGGCCTGGTGGAGCGGGCCCAAAGGGTTCGGAACCGCCAAGTGGACCCAAGCGTAGACAACATGCTGTGCATCACCAACGATGGCCGCAAGCTGGCCCTGGACCAGCGGCTCTTAAACCCCATGCTGCCCGACGATCCCGGCAGCAAGGTCAACGCCCTGGTTCAGGAAACCTACAATCTGTGGAAGGAAAACGAAGAAAAACGGTTAACCCAACTCATTTTTTGCGATCTTTCGACCCCGAAAAAGGACAGCGCCTTTAACGTTTATGACGACATCAAGGCCAAACTCATCCAGAAAGGTGTGCCCGATGTGGAAGTGGCTTACATTCACGAAGCCGACACCGAAGCCAAAAAGAAGGCCATGTTTGCCAAAGTGCGGACCGGCGTGATCCGCATTGAGCTGGGCAGCACGGCGAAGATGGGGGCCGGGACCAATGTACAGGATTTGATCATTGCCTCCCACGATCTGGATATTCCCTGGCGGCCCCGGGATCTGGAGCAGCGGGGCGGACGTTCCATAAGACAGGGGAACCAAAACCCCAGGGTGCAGATTGTCCGCTACATTACCAAGGGGACCTTTGACGCCTACATGTTCCAGCTCCTCGAGAATAAACAGCGCTATATCTCCCAGATCATGACGGGCAAATCCCCGGCCCGGACCATGGAGGACGTGGATGATGTGGCGCTCTCCTTTGCCGAAATCAAGGCCCTGGCAACGGGCAATCCGCAAATCAAGGAGAAGATGGACCTGGACATTGAAGTCTCCAAGCTTCAGACACTCAAACAAAGCTACTTGTCTCAAAAATACCGTCTGGAGGACCGGATCAGCAAGGAATACCCGAAGGAGATCGCCGGGCTTGAGGAAACCATCGAGCAGCTGGAAAAGGATGTTTTGCATGTCAAAGCTCAGGGCCCCCTGGATAAAGAGACCTTTACCATGCGTGTCGGTCAGAAAATCTATACGGATAAAGTAAAGGCCGGTGAGGCTTTGATCCAGGCCTGCCGGGGCATCAACGGCAGTGACCCGGTGCCCATTGGCACCTATTTAGAATGGCCCATGACCCTGCACTACAAAGCCTTTTCGCAGGAATTTAAGCTGAAAATCGGTCATAAGATGAAGTATGCGGTCACGCTGAGCACCAACCCCGAAGGGAATATCGCGCGTATCAACAACGCCATCAAGGGCGTTGAAACAACGCTTCATGAGAAAAAAGAAGCACTGGAAAACACGAAGACACAGCTCGCGAAGGCGAAAATTGAAGTGGCAAAGCCCTTTACACGGGAGCAGGAGCTCAAGGAAAAATCCGCCCGCCTGTTTGAGCTCAATGCGCTGCTGTCCGCGGACAGCAAGGATATTGCGCTCATTGACTCTGAGCCTGAGGAAGGTGAAATACAGACGGTGAAAACCAAGGAAAGAACGCGTTAA